A genomic region of Micromonospora sp. NBRC 110009 contains the following coding sequences:
- a CDS encoding metallophosphoesterase family protein codes for MLERVAVLSDIHGALPPLEAVLAEPDVATADLIVLTGDIASGPQPIEVLDRLAALGERACWVAGNGERELVEARAGRKSPFEVANWAAEQLRGDQLARLAGLPLTVTLPVAGLGEVLFCHATPRDDEEVVLVDSRMERWAEVFAGVPAEVGTVVCGHTHMPFTRLVDRRLVINPGSVGMPYGGAGAWWALLGPGVQLRRTGYEVDAACARVAAESGFPDAAEWADEYLRSRHSDADALAVFGPRDGR; via the coding sequence ATGCTCGAACGTGTCGCAGTCCTCTCCGACATCCACGGCGCGCTGCCGCCCCTGGAGGCCGTGCTGGCCGAGCCGGACGTCGCCACGGCGGACCTGATCGTGCTCACCGGTGACATCGCCAGCGGTCCGCAACCGATCGAGGTGCTCGACCGGCTCGCCGCGCTCGGCGAACGGGCCTGCTGGGTCGCCGGCAACGGCGAGCGGGAACTGGTCGAGGCGCGGGCCGGCAGGAAGTCGCCGTTCGAGGTCGCGAACTGGGCGGCCGAGCAGCTCCGGGGCGACCAGCTGGCCCGGCTGGCCGGGCTGCCGCTGACCGTCACGCTGCCGGTCGCCGGTCTCGGCGAGGTGCTCTTCTGCCACGCGACGCCCCGCGACGACGAGGAGGTCGTCCTGGTGGACTCGCGGATGGAACGTTGGGCGGAGGTCTTCGCCGGGGTGCCGGCCGAGGTGGGCACCGTGGTCTGCGGGCACACCCACATGCCGTTCACCCGGCTGGTCGACCGCCGGCTGGTGATCAACCCGGGCAGCGTCGGGATGCCGTACGGCGGGGCGGGCGCCTGGTGGGCGCTGCTCGGTCCCGGCGTGCAGCTGCGCCGGACCGGGTACGAGGTGGACGCCGCCTGCGCCCGGGTGGCCGCCGAGTCCGGCTTCCCGGACGCCGCCGAGTGGGCCGACGAGTACCTCCGCTCCCGGCACAGCGACGCCGACGCCCTCGCCGTCTTCGGCCCCCGCGACGGCCGCTGA
- a CDS encoding Crp/Fnr family transcriptional regulator, with amino-acid sequence MDEVLARSGIFQGVDPEAAEALAKEMETIEVRKGEVVFNEGEPGDSLYILLSGKIKVGRRAADGRQNLIAVMGPSDMVGELSLFDPGPRTATATAVTDTRLVRLRKQALRPWLNNRPEIAEQLLRVLARRLRRTNDSLADLIFTDVPGRVAKNLLQMAGRFGTRDGGVLRVTHDLTQEEIAQLVGASRETVNKALADFASRGWLRLDGKSIIILDPERLARRARV; translated from the coding sequence ATGGACGAGGTACTGGCCCGCAGCGGGATCTTCCAGGGTGTCGACCCGGAGGCTGCCGAGGCGCTCGCCAAGGAGATGGAGACGATCGAGGTCCGTAAGGGCGAGGTCGTGTTCAACGAGGGCGAGCCCGGCGACAGTCTCTACATCCTCCTGTCCGGCAAGATCAAGGTGGGTCGCCGCGCGGCGGACGGCCGGCAGAACCTGATCGCCGTGATGGGCCCGTCGGACATGGTCGGCGAGCTCTCGCTCTTCGACCCCGGCCCGCGTACGGCGACGGCCACCGCGGTGACCGACACCCGGCTGGTCCGCCTGCGCAAGCAGGCGCTGCGACCCTGGCTGAACAACCGGCCCGAGATCGCGGAGCAGCTGCTGCGGGTGCTCGCCCGCCGGCTGCGCCGGACCAACGACTCGCTGGCCGACCTGATCTTCACGGACGTGCCCGGGCGGGTCGCCAAGAACCTGCTCCAGATGGCCGGCCGGTTCGGCACCCGGGACGGCGGCGTGCTGCGGGTGACCCACGACCTGACCCAGGAGGAGATCGCCCAGCTCGTCGGCGCCTCCCGGGAGACCGTCAACAAGGCCCTCGCCGACTTCGCCTCGCGCGGCTGGCTGCGGCTGGACGGCAAGAGCATCATCATCCTCGACCCGGAGCGCCTGGCCCGCCGCGCGCGGGTCTGA
- a CDS encoding adenosylcobinamide amidohydrolase, which yields MLSEPFLTTRHEDGSDVPLLVWRADDPLLAVGTAPLGGGVGVRRWVVNATVPMSYDRDDPADHLAELAAGLGLDGPGVGLLTGVDVAEVVTRADSGVRVWATVGLGTPVWAAAPAPATPAQRVGTVNIVVYVPARLGDAALVNAVATATEAKAQAIWELGLPATGTPTDAVTVLCPADGEPAPYGGPRSAWGAPLARAVHAAVLAGGAGTVVPWSDRRPG from the coding sequence GTGCTGAGTGAGCCCTTCCTGACCACCCGTCACGAGGACGGGTCGGACGTCCCATTGCTGGTCTGGCGTGCCGACGACCCACTGCTGGCGGTCGGCACGGCCCCGCTCGGCGGGGGCGTGGGTGTCCGCCGGTGGGTGGTCAACGCGACCGTGCCGATGTCCTACGACCGCGACGACCCGGCCGACCACCTGGCCGAGCTGGCCGCCGGCCTGGGCCTGGACGGGCCCGGGGTGGGGCTGCTGACCGGGGTCGACGTGGCCGAGGTGGTGACCCGCGCCGACAGCGGTGTCCGGGTCTGGGCGACGGTCGGGCTGGGCACCCCGGTCTGGGCCGCCGCGCCCGCGCCGGCCACCCCCGCCCAGCGCGTCGGCACGGTCAACATCGTCGTGTACGTCCCGGCCCGGCTCGGCGACGCTGCCCTGGTCAACGCGGTGGCCACGGCCACCGAGGCGAAGGCGCAGGCGATCTGGGAGCTGGGCCTGCCGGCCACCGGCACGCCCACGGACGCCGTCACCGTGCTCTGCCCGGCCGACGGCGAGCCGGCCCCGTACGGCGGTCCCCGCTCGGCCTGGGGTGCCCCGCTGGCCCGGGCCGTGCACGCCGCCGTCCTGGCCGGTGGCGCCGGCACCGTCGTCCCGTGGTCGGACCGGCGGCCGGGTTGA
- a CDS encoding CapA family protein: MYAAAFSGSRPRHRAAAVLGALLVALLAAGCGGSTGTEPVWQPGAGAGAGSPVPAEADQPVQPVDESEKAISLAATGDVIMGNAPNRLPAGDGAGFFDDVKAALKGDLVMGNLEEPLTEDTGAGKCGPNPQNCYQFRAPPEYAAHLKDAGFQLLNQANNHGYDYGPKGYQNTQRALEEHGLEHTGAPDQITVVEVEGVTVAVAGFSSYVWSNSLVDIEAAKRVVAKAATMADLVVVQVHMGAEGADKSRVRPGTELFFGENRGDPIKFSHAVIDAGADLVVGHGPHVLRGMEFYRGRLIAYSLGNFAGGGKSLNSSGRLGWGGVLKVTLKPDGGFVGGTFTSTVMNGVGRPSIDRQHRGLGLVREVTGADFPRTGAKLDGAGRISAPTGA; the protein is encoded by the coding sequence ATGTACGCTGCCGCCTTTTCCGGATCCCGTCCGCGCCACCGCGCGGCGGCCGTCCTCGGTGCGCTGCTCGTCGCCCTGCTGGCCGCCGGCTGCGGCGGGTCGACCGGCACCGAGCCGGTGTGGCAGCCGGGCGCGGGCGCGGGCGCCGGCTCCCCGGTCCCGGCCGAGGCCGACCAGCCGGTCCAGCCGGTGGACGAGTCGGAGAAGGCGATCTCCCTGGCCGCCACCGGTGACGTGATCATGGGCAACGCCCCGAACCGGCTGCCGGCCGGCGACGGGGCGGGCTTCTTCGACGACGTCAAGGCCGCGCTCAAGGGCGACCTGGTGATGGGCAACCTGGAGGAGCCGCTCACCGAGGACACCGGCGCCGGCAAGTGCGGGCCGAACCCGCAGAACTGCTACCAGTTCCGGGCCCCGCCGGAGTATGCGGCCCACCTCAAGGACGCTGGGTTCCAGCTGCTCAACCAGGCCAACAACCACGGCTACGACTACGGCCCGAAGGGTTACCAGAACACCCAGCGGGCGCTGGAGGAGCACGGCCTGGAGCACACCGGCGCCCCGGACCAGATCACCGTGGTCGAGGTCGAGGGCGTCACCGTGGCGGTGGCCGGCTTCTCCTCGTACGTCTGGTCCAACAGCCTGGTCGACATCGAGGCCGCGAAGCGGGTGGTGGCGAAGGCGGCCACCATGGCCGACCTGGTCGTGGTGCAGGTGCACATGGGCGCCGAGGGGGCGGACAAGAGCCGGGTCCGGCCGGGCACCGAGCTGTTCTTCGGGGAGAACCGGGGGGACCCGATCAAGTTCTCCCACGCGGTGATCGACGCCGGTGCCGACCTGGTCGTCGGGCACGGCCCGCACGTGCTGCGCGGCATGGAGTTCTACCGGGGGCGGCTGATCGCGTACAGCCTGGGCAACTTCGCCGGCGGCGGGAAGTCGCTGAACAGCTCCGGCCGGCTCGGCTGGGGCGGCGTGCTCAAGGTCACGCTCAAGCCGGACGGCGGCTTCGTCGGCGGCACCTTCACCTCCACGGTGATGAACGGGGTCGGCCGGCCGTCGATCGACCGGCAGCACCGCGGCCTCGGGCTGGTCCGCGAGGTGACCGGGGCGGACTTCCCGCGGACCGGGGCCAAGCTGGACGGGGCCGGCCGGATCAGCGCGCCGACCGGGGCGTAA
- the nth gene encoding endonuclease III, with protein sequence MTTRSPETDLGRTRRARRIGRVLTETHPDAHCELDHTNALELAVATILSAQCTDKKVNEVTPKLFARYRTAADYAAADRTELEELIRPTGFYRNKTTSLINLGRALCERYGGEVPGKLADLVTLPGIGRKTANVILGNAFGVPGITVDTHFQRLVQRWQLTTETDPVKIEHGIGALYPKRDWTMLSHRIIFHGRRVCHARKPACGACTLAQLCPSYGTGPTDPVAAAKLLKGPRARDLAAAVGIDPELVPQQAVAAEVP encoded by the coding sequence GTGACCACGCGTTCCCCCGAGACCGACCTCGGTCGCACCCGCCGGGCCCGGCGGATCGGCCGGGTGCTGACCGAGACGCACCCCGACGCGCACTGTGAACTCGACCACACCAACGCGCTGGAGCTGGCCGTCGCCACCATCCTGTCCGCGCAGTGCACCGACAAGAAGGTCAACGAGGTCACGCCGAAGCTCTTCGCCCGCTACCGCACCGCCGCCGACTACGCGGCGGCGGACCGCACCGAGCTGGAGGAGTTGATCCGGCCCACCGGGTTCTACCGGAACAAGACCACCTCGCTGATCAACCTCGGCCGCGCCCTCTGCGAGCGCTACGGCGGCGAGGTCCCCGGGAAGCTGGCCGACCTGGTCACCCTCCCCGGCATCGGGCGCAAGACCGCCAACGTGATCCTCGGCAACGCCTTCGGCGTCCCCGGCATCACCGTCGACACCCACTTCCAGCGGCTGGTGCAGCGGTGGCAGCTGACCACCGAGACCGACCCGGTGAAGATCGAGCACGGGATCGGCGCGCTGTACCCGAAGCGCGACTGGACGATGCTGTCGCACCGGATCATCTTCCACGGCCGCCGGGTCTGCCACGCCCGCAAGCCGGCCTGCGGTGCCTGCACCCTGGCGCAGCTCTGCCCGTCCTACGGCACCGGGCCAACCGACCCGGTGGCGGCGGCCAAGCTGCTCAAGGGTCCCCGCGCCCGGGATCTCGCGGCGGCCGTCGGCATCGACCCCGAGCTGGTGCCGCAGCAGGCGGTCGCGGCGGAGGTGCCGTGA
- a CDS encoding TlpA family protein disulfide reductase, whose amino-acid sequence MNRRLRHLVLPVLLALAGCTATAEPPEGAAAPARPERPSPFADCATLTAAPPSPAATPGGNPGDRLPELTLACFTGGTPVGLRDVRGPAVINVWASWCPPCRKELPAFQRLHERAAGRFQVIGVNSRDSRGGAQSIGEDFGVRFPMLVDQGDSFEHALGRNAFPLTVFVDATGRIRHTDSTGALDDARLAELVRTQLGVDVTT is encoded by the coding sequence GTGAACCGCCGTCTCCGCCACCTGGTCCTCCCGGTGCTGCTGGCGCTCGCCGGCTGCACCGCCACGGCAGAGCCGCCCGAGGGGGCGGCGGCGCCGGCCCGGCCCGAGCGGCCCTCGCCGTTCGCCGACTGCGCCACGCTGACCGCCGCGCCCCCCTCGCCCGCCGCGACGCCGGGCGGCAACCCCGGCGACCGCCTGCCCGAGCTGACCCTCGCCTGCTTCACCGGCGGCACCCCGGTCGGGCTGCGGGACGTGCGCGGCCCCGCGGTGATCAACGTCTGGGCGTCCTGGTGCCCGCCCTGCCGCAAGGAGCTGCCCGCGTTCCAGCGGCTGCACGAGCGGGCCGCCGGGCGGTTCCAGGTGATCGGGGTGAACAGCCGGGACAGTCGCGGCGGCGCGCAGTCCATCGGCGAGGACTTCGGCGTCCGCTTCCCGATGCTGGTCGACCAGGGCGACTCCTTCGAGCACGCGCTCGGCCGCAACGCCTTCCCGCTGACCGTCTTCGTCGACGCGACCGGCCGGATCCGGCACACCGACTCGACCGGCGCGCTGGACGACGCGCGCCTGGCCGAGCTGGTCCGGACGCAGCTCGGCGTGGACGTGACGACATGA